From one Lycium ferocissimum isolate CSIRO_LF1 chromosome 7, AGI_CSIRO_Lferr_CH_V1, whole genome shotgun sequence genomic stretch:
- the LOC132063728 gene encoding rho GTPase-activating protein 5-like, producing MTRLLRSKSYTFGRVSANSNSSSVLDLSPRCSSLYDYEQVNNNDDDEEEEFLSPDPRLGASGQNNQSPILAVVVAALRKSLVTCTTVDRDDVANMDISWPTDVCHVSHVTFDRFDGFLGLPIELQPEVPRKVPSASASVFGVSVQSMQCSYDHRGNSVPTILLKLQNRLYTEGGLQVEGIFRINADNSQGETVRNQLNSRGIVPYGVDVHCLAGLIKAWFRELPTGVLDSLTPEQVMHCNTEEECTQLVNLLPPTEAALLDWAINLMADVVHNERYNKMNARNIAMVFAPNMTQMADPLTALIHAVQVMNLLKTLVMKTLREREESHMTCQMQSSCANISSCMVDYLSTQSNGVLTKDPVLDGYSHEKQTAGELSTSLNLDSTQCESEEQFWNCRSTSDAGEECDSVVKTSADARKRQTLESRFREGFDSEEVENTMVKLSLRKGMQKLCRHPVFQLSKPVKKSRLIGIVNSRRGGGEALV from the exons ATGACTCGTCTTTTACGATCCAAGTCGTATACATTTGGCCGTGTCTCTGCTAATTCTAACTCCTCTTCAGTTCTAGACTTATCTCCTCGTTGCTCCTCTCTCTATGATTACGAACAAGTAAATAATAACGACgacgatgaagaagaagaatttttaaGTCCGGACCCGAGACTTGGGGCTTCGGGTCAGAACAATCAGTCACCAATTCTGGCGGTTGTGGTAGCGGCGTTAAGGAAATCGCTGGTGACTTGCACTACTGTGGATAGAGATGACGTGGCGAACATGGATATTAGCTGGCCCACTGATGTGTGCCACGTTTCTCATGTTACTTTTGATCGGTTCGATGGATTCCTTGGCTTGCCTATTGAGCTTCAGCCTGAAGTTCCCCGTAAAGTCCCTAGCGCAAG TGCAAGTGTTTTCGGAGTTTCTGTCCAGTCAATGCAGTGTTCGTATGATCATAGAGGAAACAGTGTGCCAACAATACTTCTTAAGCTGCAAAATCGTCTGTATACTGAAGGAGGCCTGCAA GTAGAAGGAATATTCCGGATTAATGCTGACAATAGTCAAGGAGAAACTGTGAGGAACCAGCTGAATAGTAGAGGCATTGTTCCTTATGGAGTTGATGTTCATTGTTTGGCAGGATTGATTAAG GCATGGTTTAGGGAGCTGCCTACAGGTGTACTAGATTCTCTAACCCCGGAGCAGGTGATGCATTGCAACACAGAAGAAGAGTGCACCCAACTAGTGAACTTACTTCCTCCAACTGAAGCTGCACTGCTTGACTGGGCAATCAATTTAATGGCAGACGTTGTGCATAATGAGCGTTATAACAAGATGAATGCCAGGAATATTGCAATGGTTTTTGCTCCTAACATGACTCAG ATGGCTGATCCTTTGACTGCACTGATTCATGCAGTCCAAGTAATGAACCTACTTAAGACACTCGTTATGAAGACCCTTCGTGAAAGAGAAGAGTCACACATGACATGCCAAATGCAGTCGTCATGTGCTAATATTTCCAGTTGCATGGTAGATTATCTTTCAACACAATCAAATGGAGTACTTACTAAAGATCCAGTTCTGGATGGCTATTCTCATGAAAAGCAAACTGCTGGTGAACTCTCAACAAGTCTCAATTTAGACAGTACACAATGTGAGTCAGAGGAGCAATTCTGGAATTGTAGGAGTACAAGTGATGCCGGGGAGGAATGTGATTCCGTTGTGAAGACCTCTGCAGATGCTCGCAAAAGACAAACACTAGAGAGTAGGTTTAGAGAGGGATTTGACTCTGAGGAGGTTGAGAACACAATGGTTAAACTTAGTTTAAGGAAGGGAATGCAGAAGCTATGCAGGCATCCTGTATTTCAACTGAGTAAGCCAGTGAAGAAGAGCAGACTTATCGGGATTGTAAATAGTAGGAGAGGAGGCGGAGAAGCATTGGTATGA
- the LOC132062007 gene encoding uncharacterized mitochondrial protein AtMg00810-like: protein MAINARLYKVDSSFFDDPSSYRHIVGTLQYLTLTRPDISFAHTKTFSLIISRAPGAYLQAFTDSDWAGSIDDRKSTGGYAIYLGSNIISWSSRKQRTVARSSTEAEYKALADAAAELTWTQSLIFELRISIPCAPDFMV from the exons ATGGCGATAAATGCAAGATTATACAAAGTTGATAGCTCTTTTTTTGATGATCCCAGTTCCTATAGACACATCGTTGGCACTCTTCAATACCTTACACTAACACGACCAGACATTTCCTTTGCG CATACCAAGACCTTCTCATTGATCATTTCACGAGCTCCTGGTGCTTATTTACAAGCTTTCACAGATTCCGATTGGGCTGGCAGTATTGATGATCGCAAGTCGACTGGTGGTTATGCTATATATCTTGGTTCGAATATAATCTCTTGGTCATCTAGAAAGCAAAGAACAGTAGCTAGGTCCTCCACTGAAGCTGAGTATAAGGCATTAGCTGATGCCGCTGCTGAGTTAACATGGACACAGTCTCTTATCTTTGAGCTCAGAATCTCAATTCCTTGTGCCCCCGATTTTATGGTGTGA